From the Primulina tabacum isolate GXHZ01 chromosome 15, ASM2559414v2, whole genome shotgun sequence genome, one window contains:
- the LOC142525968 gene encoding uncharacterized protein LOC142525968 codes for MKGVVRFRKAGKLNPRYVGPFEILEKVGTLAYRLALPPSMSRIHNVFHVSQLRKYISDPSHVLEAEPLMIESNLEEELKYEEVPIRIVDAKDQCENSLKMGGIPTYGP; via the exons ATGAAAGGAGTTGTCCGATTCAGAAAAGCTGGGAAGCTAAACCCTCGTTATGTGGGaccctttgagattttggagaaagTAGGCACGCTAGCATACAGATTGGCACTGCCACCAAGCATGTCTAGAATTCACAACGTTTTCCACGTGTCCCAACTACGGAAATACATCTCCGACCCAAGCCACGTGTTGGAAGCAGAACCGCTCATGATCGAAAGCAACTTGGAAGAAGAGCTGAAGTACGAAGAAGTTCCCATTAGGATTGTGGACGCCAAAGACCAG TGTGAGaattccctgaaaatgggtggaattccaacatatggcccttaa